The Micromonospora sp. NBC_00421 genome contains a region encoding:
- a CDS encoding acetyl-CoA acetyltransferase, with amino-acid sequence MASRRTTHDVAIVAMGCTPFRDHWNSSADDLLVDAVQECVGSLPDVTLDDVDAFWVGTQGSGLSGQTLARPLRLTGKPVTRVENYCATGSEALRNAAFAVASGAYDMVMATGVEKLKDSSYSGLSAVFPPADGTDVDWTAPAGFSLLAPAYQAAYGIDEREMRAAMTRVAVKNHANGARNERAQFRRAVSAETVERSPRIAGQLGVMDCSGVSDGAAAAILVRAEDAHRYTDNPVYLRGMSFVAGSGSGLAADGYDFTTFPEVVTAAREAYAQAGVTDPATQISLAEVHDCFTPTEVVLMEDLGFSARGKAWRDILDGRYDPDGALPVNTDGGLKSFGHPIGATGLRMMFECFTQLRGEAGERQVPDARLAVAQNLGGQPGSCVAFVAVLGNER; translated from the coding sequence ATGGCCAGTAGGCGCACCACCCACGACGTCGCGATCGTCGCGATGGGCTGCACCCCGTTCCGGGACCACTGGAACTCCTCCGCCGACGACCTGCTCGTCGACGCCGTGCAGGAGTGCGTCGGGTCGCTGCCCGACGTCACCCTCGACGACGTCGACGCGTTCTGGGTCGGCACCCAGGGGTCCGGCCTGTCCGGGCAGACCCTGGCCCGACCGCTGCGGCTGACCGGCAAGCCGGTGACCCGGGTGGAGAACTACTGCGCCACCGGCTCGGAGGCGTTGCGCAACGCGGCCTTCGCGGTCGCCTCCGGGGCGTACGACATGGTGATGGCGACCGGGGTGGAGAAGCTCAAGGACTCCTCGTACTCCGGGCTGTCGGCGGTCTTCCCACCCGCCGACGGCACCGACGTCGACTGGACCGCGCCGGCCGGGTTCTCCCTGCTCGCCCCCGCCTACCAGGCGGCCTACGGGATCGACGAGCGGGAGATGCGCGCCGCGATGACCCGGGTCGCGGTGAAGAACCACGCAAACGGCGCCCGCAACGAACGCGCCCAGTTCCGCAGGGCCGTCTCCGCCGAGACGGTGGAACGGTCCCCCCGGATCGCCGGTCAGCTCGGCGTCATGGACTGTTCGGGCGTCTCCGACGGCGCGGCGGCGGCGATCCTGGTCCGGGCCGAGGACGCCCACAGGTACACCGACAATCCGGTCTACCTGCGCGGGATGAGCTTCGTCGCCGGCTCCGGGTCCGGGCTGGCCGCCGACGGCTACGACTTCACCACCTTCCCCGAGGTGGTCACCGCCGCCCGCGAGGCGTACGCGCAGGCCGGGGTGACCGACCCGGCGACCCAGATCTCGCTGGCCGAGGTGCACGACTGTTTCACCCCGACGGAGGTGGTGCTGATGGAGGATCTCGGTTTCTCCGCCCGCGGCAAGGCCTGGCGGGACATCCTCGACGGCCGCTACGACCCCGACGGGGCGCTGCCTGTCAACACCGACGGCGGGCTCAAGTCGTTCGGCCACCCGATCGGCGCGACCGGGCTGCGGATGATGTTCGAGTGCTTCACCCAACTGCGCGGGGAGGCCGGTGAGCGGCAGGTGCCCGACGCCCGGTTGGCGGTGGCCCAGAACCTCGGTGGGCAACCGGGCTCCTGCGTCGCGTTCGTGGCGGTCCTGGGGAACGAGCGATGA
- a CDS encoding zinc ribbon domain-containing protein, with the protein MPDQPGIDAYAAYLPAYVLDDNRLDPTTPPRTGGPARSVAGYDEDAVTMAVEVLRHVAADTPAGRHLLLATTSAPYEAKTSAGVAHEALGLDPGVTALDLRGHRAGASALDLVVRAGATAALADVRTTRPGAPDELAQGDAAAAFVGGARAAVLLARAGHTTEVLDRWRLPGERHDRVWDERFTAEILVAAGLDTARRALAEASLDAVDQVVVSSSNPRAATALRKALGGTGQDATIERATGFTGAAHPGLLLAAALDEAQPGQTILLLSATEGADAFVLRVGDGVRVARGGPSVRAQLAARQRLGYGRYLRWRGLLDVQGPARPAAPAPAAPPMHRRAGWKYRLEGSRCDACGRVTTPPGRVCASCGIAGSDAATGKVSLRDRTARVVSVTRDHLTTMPEPDVAIVVADVDGGGRLSAYATDVAPGDVVVGMPMTPTFRRLWTTDSIHNYFWKLRPAPADAAPGKDTADGQ; encoded by the coding sequence ATGCCCGACCAGCCCGGCATCGACGCCTACGCGGCCTACCTCCCGGCGTACGTGCTCGACGACAACAGACTCGACCCGACCACGCCGCCGCGCACCGGTGGCCCCGCCCGCAGCGTCGCCGGCTACGACGAGGACGCCGTGACGATGGCCGTCGAGGTGTTGCGCCACGTCGCCGCCGACACCCCGGCCGGACGGCACCTGCTGCTGGCCACCACCAGCGCGCCGTACGAGGCGAAGACCTCGGCCGGGGTGGCGCACGAGGCGCTGGGGCTCGACCCCGGCGTCACCGCGCTCGACCTGCGCGGCCACCGGGCCGGCGCGTCCGCCCTCGACCTGGTGGTCCGGGCCGGCGCCACGGCGGCCCTGGCCGACGTGCGGACCACCCGCCCCGGCGCCCCCGACGAACTCGCCCAGGGCGACGCCGCCGCGGCGTTCGTCGGCGGTGCGCGGGCCGCCGTGCTCCTGGCCCGCGCCGGCCACACCACCGAGGTGCTGGACCGCTGGCGGCTGCCCGGAGAACGGCACGACCGGGTCTGGGACGAACGGTTCACCGCCGAGATCCTCGTCGCCGCAGGCCTCGACACCGCCCGCCGCGCCCTGGCCGAGGCGTCCCTCGACGCCGTCGACCAGGTCGTCGTGTCGTCGTCGAACCCGCGCGCCGCGACCGCGCTGCGCAAGGCGCTCGGCGGCACGGGGCAGGACGCGACCATCGAACGGGCCACCGGCTTCACCGGCGCCGCCCACCCTGGGTTGCTGCTCGCGGCGGCGCTCGACGAGGCGCAACCCGGCCAGACCATCCTGCTGCTGTCGGCCACCGAGGGCGCCGACGCGTTCGTCCTGCGGGTCGGCGACGGGGTACGCGTGGCCCGGGGCGGCCCCTCCGTCCGCGCGCAACTCGCCGCCCGCCAGCGCCTCGGCTACGGCCGCTACCTGCGCTGGCGTGGGCTGCTCGACGTGCAGGGCCCGGCCCGGCCGGCGGCCCCGGCCCCGGCGGCCCCGCCCATGCACCGCCGGGCCGGCTGGAAGTACCGGCTGGAGGGCAGCCGGTGCGACGCCTGCGGCCGGGTCACCACGCCGCCCGGTCGGGTCTGCGCGTCCTGCGGCATCGCCGGGTCGGACGCCGCGACCGGGAAGGTCTCGCTGCGCGACCGCACCGCCCGGGTGGTCTCGGTGACCCGGGACCACCTGACGACCATGCCGGAACCGGACGTCGCGATCGTCGTCGCCGACGTGGACGGCGGCGGCCGGCTCAGCGCGTACGCCACCGACGTGGCACCGGGCGACGTGGTGGTGGGCATGCCGATGACCCCCACCTTCCGCCGGCTCTGGACCACCGACTCGATCCACAACTACTTCTGGAAGCTCCGCCCGGCACCCGCCGACGCCGCGCCAGGGAAGGACACCGCCGATGGCCAGTAG
- a CDS encoding SDR family NAD(P)-dependent oxidoreductase has protein sequence MSARVTLDGRVVVVTGAGNGIGRAHALTLAAHGASVVVNDLGGTVDGSGSSGAADQVVAEIRAAGGTAVASTDSVATAAGGADLVGRAIDAYGRLDAVIHNAGILRDRTLAKMTDEDVRAVLDVHLAGAFHVLRPAWPHLVAQGYGRIVLTSSSSGLFGNFGQANYGAAKTGLIGLMNVLALEGARRGILVNAIAPTAATRMTENLLGELTDRFDPQHVAAVATFLASEQCQLNRHILTVGGGRVGRIFLGVTPGWYGGTAPASPDDILDAVDEICRLDDFIVPDSGADEVTLIQRVLGGPSGPSA, from the coding sequence ATGAGCGCCCGGGTCACCCTCGACGGCCGGGTCGTCGTCGTCACCGGGGCGGGCAACGGCATCGGTCGGGCGCACGCCCTGACCCTCGCCGCGCACGGCGCGTCGGTGGTCGTCAACGACCTCGGCGGGACGGTCGACGGCTCGGGCTCCTCCGGCGCGGCCGATCAGGTGGTGGCGGAGATCCGCGCGGCCGGCGGCACCGCCGTCGCCTCGACCGACTCGGTGGCCACCGCCGCCGGGGGCGCCGACCTGGTCGGCCGGGCGATCGACGCCTACGGCCGGCTCGACGCCGTGATCCACAACGCCGGCATCCTGCGGGACCGGACGCTGGCCAAGATGACCGACGAGGACGTCCGCGCGGTGCTCGACGTGCACCTGGCCGGCGCGTTCCACGTCCTGCGCCCTGCCTGGCCGCACCTGGTCGCCCAGGGGTACGGCCGGATCGTGCTGACCAGTTCGTCGTCCGGCCTGTTCGGCAACTTCGGCCAGGCCAACTACGGTGCCGCCAAGACCGGCCTGATCGGGTTGATGAACGTGCTCGCGCTGGAGGGCGCCCGACGGGGCATCCTGGTCAACGCGATCGCGCCCACGGCGGCGACCCGGATGACCGAGAACCTCCTGGGCGAGTTGACCGACCGGTTCGACCCGCAGCACGTGGCCGCGGTGGCGACCTTCCTCGCCTCGGAGCAGTGCCAGCTCAACCGGCACATCCTCACCGTCGGCGGCGGCCGGGTCGGGCGGATCTTCCTGGGCGTCACCCCCGGCTGGTACGGCGGGACCGCGCCGGCCTCGCCCGACGACATCCTCGACGCGGTCGACGAGATCTGCCGACTCGACGACTTCATCGTGCCGGACAGCGGCGCCGACGAGGTCACCCTGATCCAACGGGTCCTCGGCGGGCCGTCCGGACCGTCCGCCTGA
- a CDS encoding ABC transporter permease: protein MKASTVRRVGGRLASLFASLLIALSLAFLLGRLSGDPTATILGPMAPPEQREALRHQLGLDLPVAVQYLDYLKGVLTGDLGQSLQFYQSNTAMIADRLPFTLQLVGAGMALALLVGIPLGVLAATREGTWWDRGASTVALLGQSVPVFWFGMMLVVLFAVQLGWLPAGQSGSPKHLVLPALTMSVYPMAHIARLTRASMSDALAEPYIDSARARGISTHRVVWRHAFTNAMMPILTIVVLQTGILLSGAVAVEYVYSWPGLGQLALQAIQFRDFPLVQAIVVFGALVFVVLNLLVDVLHSIVDPRVR, encoded by the coding sequence ATGAAGGCCAGCACCGTACGCCGCGTCGGCGGCCGGCTCGCGTCGCTGTTCGCCTCGCTGCTCATCGCGCTCAGCCTGGCGTTCCTGCTCGGCCGCCTCTCCGGTGACCCGACCGCCACCATCCTCGGCCCGATGGCCCCGCCCGAGCAACGCGAGGCGCTGCGCCACCAGCTCGGCCTGGACCTGCCCGTCGCCGTGCAGTACCTCGACTACCTCAAGGGCGTGCTCACCGGCGACCTCGGCCAGTCGTTGCAGTTCTACCAGTCGAACACCGCGATGATCGCCGACCGGCTGCCGTTCACCCTGCAACTGGTCGGCGCCGGGATGGCCCTCGCCCTACTGGTCGGCATCCCGCTCGGGGTGCTCGCGGCGACCCGGGAGGGCACCTGGTGGGACCGGGGCGCCTCCACCGTCGCCCTGCTCGGCCAGTCGGTACCGGTCTTCTGGTTCGGGATGATGCTCGTGGTGCTGTTCGCCGTACAACTCGGCTGGCTGCCCGCCGGGCAGTCCGGCAGCCCGAAGCACCTGGTCCTGCCCGCGCTCACCATGTCGGTCTACCCGATGGCGCACATCGCCCGGCTCACCCGGGCGTCGATGAGCGACGCGCTGGCCGAGCCGTACATCGACTCCGCCCGCGCCCGGGGGATCAGCACCCACCGGGTGGTGTGGCGGCACGCCTTCACCAACGCGATGATGCCGATCCTGACGATCGTCGTGCTCCAGACCGGCATCCTGCTCTCCGGGGCGGTCGCCGTCGAGTACGTCTACTCCTGGCCGGGGCTCGGGCAGCTCGCGTTGCAGGCCATCCAGTTCCGGGACTTCCCGTTGGTGCAGGCGATCGTCGTGTTCGGGGCGCTGGTCTTCGTCGTGCTGAACCTGCTCGTCGACGTCCTGCACTCGATCGTCGACCCGAGGGTGAGGTGA
- a CDS encoding ABC transporter ATP-binding protein, whose product MSEVVETGVPGDLARHPRTPASDLPVLEVDDLVVEHRDGGTGSLFRAVDQVSLRIAAGESVAVVGESGSGKTTLAMAATGLGPRGRGDVRLLGHSLSAISRTRLRRLRPEVQVVFQDPHGSLDPRQSVRSGLRELRALQPERTSWIDDADLLGRVRLAPDLLDRYPHQLSGGQAQRVCIARALLMRPRLIVADEPTSGLDVSVQADVLALLREIRTTTGAALLMISHDLAVVRSLCDVVHVMHRGRVVEAGPCDRVFGAPENDYTRELLAAMPGARWRSRR is encoded by the coding sequence ATGTCCGAGGTAGTGGAGACGGGGGTGCCGGGCGACCTCGCCCGGCACCCCCGCACCCCGGCGTCGGACCTCCCCGTGCTGGAGGTCGACGACCTCGTCGTCGAGCACCGCGACGGCGGCACCGGCTCGCTCTTCCGGGCGGTCGACCAGGTGTCGCTGCGCATCGCGGCAGGCGAGAGCGTCGCCGTCGTCGGCGAGTCCGGTTCCGGCAAGACCACGCTCGCGATGGCGGCGACCGGGCTGGGCCCGCGCGGCCGGGGCGACGTCCGGCTGCTCGGCCACTCGCTCTCGGCGATCAGCCGCACCCGGCTGCGGCGGCTGCGCCCCGAGGTGCAGGTGGTCTTCCAGGACCCGCACGGCTCGCTCGACCCCCGCCAGTCGGTCCGGTCCGGGCTGCGGGAACTACGCGCCCTGCAACCCGAGCGGACCTCCTGGATCGACGACGCCGACCTGCTCGGCCGGGTCCGGCTCGCCCCGGACCTGCTCGACCGCTACCCCCACCAGCTCTCCGGGGGCCAGGCACAGCGGGTCTGCATCGCCCGCGCGCTGCTCATGCGACCGCGTCTCATCGTCGCCGACGAACCGACCTCCGGCCTCGACGTCTCCGTCCAGGCCGACGTGCTGGCCCTGCTGCGGGAGATCCGGACCACCACCGGCGCGGCGCTGCTGATGATCAGCCACGACCTGGCCGTGGTCCGTTCGCTCTGCGACGTCGTGCACGTGATGCACCGGGGCCGGGTCGTCGAGGCAGGGCCCTGCGACCGGGTCTTCGGCGCCCCCGAGAACGACTACACCCGCGAACTGCTCGCCGCGATGCCCGGCGCGCGCTGGAGGTCCCGCCGATGA
- a CDS encoding ABC transporter ATP-binding protein, with the protein MTALLKLTGLSITARLAVDELRLLDDVDLEIRRGQIVGVVGESGSGKTTLARAVVGLLDRNVRVDRGSIAVAGEQVVAPGVDRTDRVRGSAVGMVFQDASRSLNPLMKVRTQLAEVLRRHVRGITRAEVERRSVEVLAQMRISDPARVLASYPHQLSGGLRQRVAIGLAVVTRPALVIADECTTALDVTTQTKVVDLFRTLVDELGIGLLFVTHDLMLASDLCDRIAVMSGGRVVEQGDALTVLDQPQQEYTRRLLAAIPSWS; encoded by the coding sequence ATGACCGCACTGCTGAAGCTCACCGGGCTGTCGATCACCGCCCGGCTCGCCGTCGACGAGCTGCGCCTGCTCGACGACGTCGACCTGGAGATCCGCCGGGGCCAGATCGTCGGGGTCGTCGGCGAGTCCGGCAGCGGCAAGACCACCCTGGCCCGCGCCGTCGTCGGCCTGCTCGACCGCAACGTACGGGTCGACCGGGGCAGCATCGCGGTCGCCGGTGAGCAGGTGGTGGCCCCCGGCGTCGACCGGACCGACCGGGTCCGGGGCAGCGCCGTCGGCATGGTCTTCCAGGACGCGTCGCGGTCGTTGAACCCGCTGATGAAGGTCCGCACCCAGCTCGCCGAGGTGCTGCGCCGGCACGTCCGGGGCATCACCCGGGCCGAGGTCGAACGGCGCTCGGTGGAGGTCCTGGCGCAGATGCGGATCTCCGATCCCGCCCGGGTGCTGGCCAGCTACCCCCACCAGCTCTCCGGTGGCCTGCGGCAACGGGTCGCCATCGGACTCGCCGTCGTCACCCGCCCCGCGCTGGTGATCGCCGACGAGTGCACCACCGCCCTGGACGTCACCACCCAGACCAAGGTCGTCGACCTGTTCCGCACCCTGGTCGACGAACTCGGCATCGGCCTGCTCTTCGTCACCCACGACCTGATGCTCGCCAGCGACCTGTGCGACCGGATCGCGGTGATGAGCGGCGGGCGGGTCGTCGAACAGGGCGACGCCCTGACCGTGCTGGACCAACCGCAGCAGGAGTACACCCGACGCCTGCTCGCCGCCATTCCCTCGTGGAGCTGA
- a CDS encoding ABC transporter permease: MSQLELDPVAGTVPPPRRAGRRGRTSVFWLALPLAVAAVGVFVLPLTGLLPEGGQDLAATRRPPAFLAGGSWAHPLGTDKLGQDLLTQFVSAGRLTIVIGLVGALVAIGPGTLLGLLAGYFRGGVDRVISILIDAQLALPFILVALAIIANRGSSLPVLFLVLALTGWAVCARVTRAATLAIRERQFVIGLRAAGASEPRIVFRHVLPNLAGTIVALGTLQVGTAILVESALSFLGLGVVPPMNSWGSMLASGQDELSQAWWIAFFPGLAITGLVLLVNLLGDALLTHHDPRKRRR; the protein is encoded by the coding sequence ATGAGCCAACTCGAACTGGACCCCGTCGCGGGCACCGTGCCGCCGCCCCGCCGGGCCGGCCGGCGCGGGCGTACCTCGGTCTTCTGGCTGGCCCTGCCGCTGGCGGTGGCCGCCGTCGGGGTGTTCGTGCTGCCGCTGACGGGGCTGCTGCCGGAGGGCGGTCAGGACCTCGCCGCGACCCGCCGGCCACCCGCGTTCCTCGCCGGCGGCAGCTGGGCGCACCCCCTCGGCACCGACAAGCTCGGCCAGGACCTGCTCACCCAGTTCGTCTCGGCCGGTCGGCTGACCATCGTGATCGGCCTGGTCGGCGCGCTCGTCGCGATCGGGCCCGGCACACTGCTCGGCCTGCTGGCCGGCTACTTCCGGGGTGGTGTCGACCGGGTCATCTCGATCCTCATCGACGCCCAGCTCGCCCTGCCGTTCATCCTGGTCGCCCTCGCCATCATCGCCAACCGGGGCAGCTCGCTGCCGGTGCTGTTCCTGGTGCTGGCGCTCACCGGCTGGGCGGTGTGCGCCCGGGTCACCCGGGCGGCGACCCTGGCGATCCGGGAACGCCAGTTCGTCATCGGCCTGCGCGCGGCCGGCGCGTCCGAACCCCGGATCGTCTTCCGACACGTCCTGCCCAACCTCGCCGGCACCATCGTGGCGCTCGGCACCCTCCAGGTCGGCACGGCGATCCTGGTCGAGAGCGCGTTGAGCTTCCTCGGCCTGGGCGTGGTGCCGCCGATGAACAGCTGGGGCTCGATGCTGGCGTCGGGCCAGGACGAGCTCAGTCAGGCCTGGTGGATCGCCTTCTTTCCCGGGCTCGCCATCACCGGGCTGGTGCTGCTGGTGAACCTGCTCGGCGACGCGCTGCTCACCCACCACGACCCGCGGAAGAGGCGGCGATGA